The genomic region CCTTACATCATTCAGCCTGATGACCTCAAGAGCCATATTGGTAACCTGGGGTACAACTGCACCATTAAAAGTAAATCAGCCCCTTTGAAGTTGGGTGTCCTTGACCTCGAGCGCTTGCAGAATGCAAACCCCAAGGAGACAGCAGCAAGTCTGAAGAGTGATGGGATGGATCCACTCCTTGCCAAGATGAGTGGCATGGCTACAGTGTCTGTACAGATAGAAGGCATGCACTGCAAGTCCTGTGTCAGAAACATTGAGGGAAATATATCCAATCTTCCTGGCATACAGAGTATTAAAGTGTCTTTGGAGTGTAAATGTGCTGTGGTACAGTATTACCCAAATGTAATTACCCTGCCAGCTTTGCAGCAAGCTATTGAATCTCTGCCACCTGGGAACTTTAAAGTATTCCTCCATAATGGGTCAGAAGCAAATAAAGGAGCATCTCCATCCCCTGCTTTGCTATGTGATCTCTTCAGAGAGCCACTGCAAGACACAACAAGCAGAGCTGTTATAAAGATTGATGGTATGACCTGCAATTCTTGTGTACAGTCCATAGAAGGGACCATATCACAGAGACAAGGAGTGCAACATATAGCAGTTTCTCTAGCTGACAGAATTGGGACCATACATTATGATCCAGTTGTTACTAATGGAGAAGAATTAAGAGCTGCCATAGAAGACATGGGGTTTGATGCTTCTGTGCTGACAGGtaactggtttgtttttttcttctgtgggtAGCATGCCAGGCTGGGCAATGTGACACCTGTGTTGAGGCTCTCTTCTGGAGAGAAACTCTTAAAACATCACATTGGCATTGTCTTTTCTAAGGGACTGACCTTATCTGACCTCACTTATCAAGGGAGTGAATGAAGCACTTGGCCTGTGAAGCACCTTATTTCAGCCCTTGTTAACTGCACTGGTGGGTGGAAGAGTTATCTCATGAAACCAAAATGTTTAGAAGTTAGTACAGGGTCTTTCAAATAGCTGATCCCCTTACCTATTGAATTAGGTTTCCTTGTATATCTACAGGCTGCTGTCAGTAAATCTATCaattcaaacattttaatttatgttcTGAATTTATGTACTAAACCCCCACAAACTTAATGAaatatctttcattttaaatcactttttgCATAGCTAAAGCATATTTTTAGTGTCCTAATCCTTTGACCTTCATTTCTTGAGAATTTTTACTAACCCTACTTCACTATGCCTTACTTTAAGTGAGGCAAGTGGCAAGATATAGGCAAGATGTGGTGGGAGTAGGTGCTTTTACATGTCAGCAGCAGTATGTACATTTTGTGCATGTGCCCAGTGTTTAAGAAGTTGCTGTGGTGCACAATCTCCTCCAGTGGATTTCAAATACAGCAGTATTTATCTGCTGCATTTCAGCAGATTTGCTTTGAGATACTGATGTATTTTACCTGCAATGAATTAGTGTGATCACAATAGACAACATCCTATTAACATTCCTCATGGATCCAATCCCTCTGGATCTGTGGAactgctgcagaagaggaggagccTGTATGTGGTGCTTAGTGATGATATCTGGTTTATAATTTGTTGGTAGGAGACCTCTCAATCCATCTGtggaaaaggaggggagggtCTCCTGTGTTTAACGTGTTCAGAAGCAACTCTTGCTCTTTTACACAAAATTCTGCCAAAGGGAGGCATTTTGTGAATGTTGGGTGTCTGTTCAGTATCtgataaagaataaaaatgtttgcaagAGGCCTGTATGTGTGGAGGTCTTCTGGGTGCTGCAAATCCTTTCACTGCTCATTTTGCAGCACTTGCAGTATAATTAATGTGCCATAATGAGAAACCTGTTGAGAAACTTGTCCTTTTCCTTGTGTGAGATGAAGTGCTGAGTCCTGCAGAGCTGACAAGGACAGAATGGATATGGCTGGACTGTGTTATATGTGCTGGATAAGGACCCTCTAAATACCAATGTATCTTTTGTTGAGCAGAGGTAGCTGTCAAGTCTAGGCATTGAAATTTGAGGGAATCATTTGCCATCTGAAAGTGGAAAACCAGCTCTGTAGAGTTAAATGGAGGTGGTATTTGTGAGTGGATATTTTTACAAGCATAGTAACAATCTACATTATTTCTGTGAAGAGACCAAGATTACCACCTCACTTTTCAAACAGCTAAGAGGCTCTGCATGATGGATGAATGTGTCCTGTTTTATGTCATCCAATTACACTGTAAATAGTGTTGGTTCAGTTTTCATTGTGTGCTTATTCAAGATACAGCCACAGGAGAACACAGACACCAGCCTGATGCCAGCAGTGCTGCCGGGCAGCTTCGACCTCCAGAGCCTCCTCGCCCAGGCTGtgtctcagctgctcctccagacAGTTCTCCCCTCGATGAGCCAAACCAGCCCAGTGGAGCTACAGCTGAGAAGTGTTTTTTACAAATCACAGGCATGACCTGTGCATCGTGTGTGTCTACCATTGAAAGGAATTTGCAGAAGGAAGACGGTAATAAATTTAAGATTCCTATAATGAGTCTGTAAGGGACTACAGATTAGTAGAACACAGGGTGTTCTGTGTGTTTAACAGCCAGAGGCATCTGGAAGATTAAATAGACTGCTCTTTTTTTAGTGCTGATATAACTTCATCACTGTTTAACTATTCTTCTGCTCTGACGGACAAACTCAATGGACGTCCTTGTAGCAGTAAGTTGTTGTATGTGATCAAAATTTCAAACCAGGCTCAAGGCAAGAAACAGATAAATGGTTCTTATTCAGTTTTCAGATCCTTATTTCTTTACAGAGCAATCTGTCTCTTCCAGAGCTGTTGAGAGGTCTGATAAATTTGTGATGGGAAACTTGCCCTTCAGGCACATTTGCACAAGGAAGTACAAACAAATGTGTGGCTTCAGTGCCTGGGTAATTATATTAACTTAGGGACAGCAAAGCTTATTAGGTTAGAAGTCTGCAGACTGGAGGTGCCTTTCCTTTGCCCATACAGAAGATGAAGAGATGAGCCTCAGCAATGTGACTTAATTTGTGTAGGAATGCCTTTGGAGGGTTTTGTTTATTGGTTCCTGTGCCCCTGGTCTCACAGTGATGGTCTCACTGCCTTGATTTAAAAATCCAAGAAACCACTGGTTATTCAGAACAATGTTTTTCTGCCTgtgattttctgtgttgttttttttttcaattctaaATGTAGATCtatgtgattttatttatttaataataataataataaatacaaagggaaaagcaagaattaaaaaagtCCTAGCATTGTGTTGTGGGGCTTGTTTAAGGCTTTCCAAACAAGATAGTCCAGGGTAGAGCTTGCAGCAATGACTACAAAGATTGCTTCTGAACATCCTCTTTCTTTCATTCCATCATAGGAAAATTCACTTCTGTCCCTGTGTAACTCATACAGTTCCTCTCATTGCTAAAGGAACAGCAGTGGAGCTGGATCTCAGTAAAAACTTTCCTGTTGTGGTGAGGGAACAACAcaggaaggaggcagagagaagtCATTAGACATATAACATCTCTAAGTTGTTACAGCCCTCACTGACAATCacttgtaatattttttgttccctGAAAGGAGCTGCATTAtctcataatttttattattgccACTGCAGGAATTGTTTCAGTGTTGGTAGCACTGATGGCAGGTAAAGCAGAGATAAAATACAAGCCAGAATTCATACAGCCTCTTGAAATAGCACAGCTGATCCAGAACTTGGGTTTTGAAGCTACTGTCATAGAAGATCatgcagaaacagaaggaaatgtggAGCTTCTTGTAAGTCATCTGTATTTGAAATCATAAGCTGGTTTTGGAAAGTCAGGTCTTGAAGAATCATTTTCTTGCAGATGCCTCTGTTTAAGAAGTTGTGGCTTCAGCAGGTCAGTTCTGGCTGGTAACATCATTTTATCTAACTGCTGAAAGACAAAATcggtttcatagaatcataaagtggttttggttggaagggaccttaaagatcatctggttccaaccccctgccatgggcagggacacctcccacctgaccaggttgctcaaagccccatccaacctggccttgaacacttccagggagggagcagccacagcttccccgggcaacctgtgccagcacctAACCATGcccacagtaaagaatttcttcctaaagtctaatctaaatctagcCTCTTTTAGCTTAAAACTGTTcccccttgttctgtcactacacgcccttgtaaaaagtctctcttcATGGAGAGAGGCTCTTCTCTTAGAAGAACCTGTCCAAAGgagatgaaataaaaagtgATAATTATATGTACATAATAGACATTTTTAGCTaggagaaatgaaacaaaacttttctgTGAAGGCACTTCAATCCACAGTACAGACTGAGCAATTGAGTATCAACAAATGTGCATTGATAATGTCTGGAGCTTTGTATAGAGGTCTGAGAACTTTGGGTAAAATTAGTAAATTGTTTGTATAAGGGACAAATTAATTTCATCCACAAATATCTGATTAACGTAGGGCATTGCTAACTGTACctaaatctgttttttctttagattaCAGGGATGACTTGTGCTTCTTGTGTTCACAACATTGAATCCAAACTCATGAGAACAAATGGCATATTCTATGCCTCAGTTGCACTTGCTACTTGCAAAGCTCACATCCAGTTTGATCCTGAAATTACTGGACCTCGAGATATTATAAAGATAATTGAGGTAGTCTTGAATGTTTTTTGTGTATGAATAATTGTAAGGGGaagttaaaaaggaaataaagcagctgATATATGAGAGGTTTTACTGACTTATGCAGATGACATGGTAATTATAATATGTTTGTGTGCTCTTGCAGTGAAGAAGCTCCACAACAGTGCACTGTCTCCCAGGTTGTTACTCTAAAACACAACATAAAATCTACAAAAAGAAGCCTTTTTAAACTCTATCTGATAAAAGTGCCATACATCCATTCTTTGCAGTTCTGTGTATAGAATCATGTGTCTGAATAGCAGTCATTTCAGCCAAGTGTTGATACTTCAGGAAAAAGTCCTGCTTTCTCTTATCATTGAAAGAAGCTGCAAAAGTTTTGCAACAGCTCACAAGATTACCCAGCTGTGTGTACAGGCATTCATTCCCACATCAGTTCAGAGAACTGATGGAAACCAGAAGAAATGGTTATGTAgccactaaagaaaaaaaacactgtctACATATAGGTTGTAGGTTACAACCACCCGGATCATAAAATCTGCCACTGTCATGGACCAGGTGTGgacaaaagcttttctttctctgccccCTCAGAAAAGAAGAGAACCAACTGTGTAAGGCACATGCAGTGAGTAGTCAGGAGGACAGCAGAGCCTGTTTGACTTCTGTATTCTAGAATATTTACTCATCTCCTAGATCACAGAAttggtgctgcagcagggattAACATGTAAACTAGCAGACTCCTCAGGCTGGCAGAGTAGTTCTGTAAAGTGCATCCTGTGACTGGAGCACGTCATATTGCagatatgaaaaatatattcttgaTCTTGCAAGTGAGATTTGTTGgatattgtttgtttgtttgtttgtttgtttggggtttctcggggggttttctttggtttgttgctttatttattttttttttttttaattattttttttatttttatttttggggggaggtgATTCCACTGCAGTAACTCCCTGAAACATCATTcgaggggtttttttgcatgtatttgTTTCTGGGCTGCCTTGGctgctttattattatttacagaTTAAAACTAATTCTAGCCACTTAGGTTTTCAACTTCAGGTGCATCTACTCAACTGTAGTGTTAAGGAGATGCTTGCAAGGTTGACTAGCCCAGGGGCTTGTACATTTTTGCCTTCCTTTGGAGTATTTCCCATCTTTCATACTTAATGAAGTGGAGATGAAAGGGCATAAATTTTCTTTGAGGAGGAGGGCAGCAAAACTCCAGCTCTCACTGGGAGCTTCCTGTGCCTAAGAAACCTGAGACACTTACTGCATCTATACACAGTGtccaggcagaggcagcagaaatcTTTTGCAGTCCACGTTTTGAGTACTATCTGAAATAGCCTCGCATATTGGCAggatctaaaaataaatatgaagttGGTATTTATGAAATATGGTCCTTTTCTGATACTTCTTTGAAAAGTAGTGTCATATAAATATAAGTACTATGGTTAGTTTAATAGAAACTAACTcatctttcctccctttcaataaaaaggaaattggTTTTCATGCTTCTGTGGCAAGAAGAGTTCCAAATGCACATAACCTGGAtcataaaaaggaaatacagcagtaagaatttctctttttctctcactaATGAATGTGTATAGATCATCTCTTTTCACTCACCTTCTCCCCCTTTACTCAGTTAATGTAGCTTATCCTCATGTGaagcatatttaattttatgatTTGCCATTTGGTTCAAATAACTTTATTGCTTTCATTAGTTTCAGTTTATACCTGATAGAAGTCTATTTAGTCAAACATGTAGGAGACACAAAAGTCTCTCATAGGGTTGAATCTTCCCAAGGTGTCCCAAAGCTATGTATTTGCCCTAGGTACTGAGGGGTGTATGACAACCAGGGATTTacagcttctgcttttcaggTGGAGGAAATCTTTCCTGTGCAGCCTACTGTTTGGAATCCCTGTCTTAATCCTGATGATTTATATGCTAATACCCACTGGTGAACACCATGGCTCTATGGTGCTGGAACAGAATCTCATTCCTGGATTATCTATTTTAAATCTTCTCTTCTTTGTCCTGTGCACTTTTGTTCAGGTATGTCTACAGTACTTCCTAGAGGATTATTTTCTATTCATCTCCCATTTATAGAACCTGTAATAAAGACAGGAGGCTGAAAAGGTCTAGTGGACAAGCCCTTCCCTCTTTTCTATACCACTTGTGCATAATGAGATGTCACTTTTCTGCAAGTTATCCATTCTGTAGCTGCTTATGGCTCTTACTCCTGCTAAAGATGTGTCAGCTGGTTTTCCAAGTGGGAAAGGTAgtcttaaaataagaaatatatgATCAGCTGCAAATTAATTGAGTATCTACAGGTAATTCTCTTCAAATTTTGTGTCTTCTTTATTTtggatttctgaagaacagGATGACATTTTGTTGGCAGAGTTGttctgagaaaaaggaagggcAAGTGAGAGGATGACAATGGAGTCAGCTTCCTAGCAGATCATGCCACTGAAGTTACATGAGTATAAAATTTGCATGGGACAGCAGTGCTTTCCCTTATCTACAATGTGTTTAAAATTCTGCTATAGACATTATTATGTACTCTCTGCTTTCACTGCTGTGATGTTAATATGGATCTGTCTCCGTTTATGCCAACAGTTTCTTGGTGGATGGTATTTCTATGTCCAAGCCTACAAATCCCTGAAGCACAAGACAGCCAATATGGATGTGCTCATTGTAATGGCCACAACGATTGCTTATGTGTATTCATGTGTCATCCTGATGGTAGCCATAattgaaaaggcagaggaaagccCTGTCACTTTCTTTGACACTCCTCCAATGCTGTTTGTGTTCATTGCCCTTGGGAGATGGTTGGAACACATTGCAAAGGTAATTCACACTAATAACCATGTATTTATGATGAGAATAGAATAAAACTATTCAGAGGATTTTTGAGTCTGTTGTTTCTGATGTATTATAAAAGGTCTTTTGGAGTTCATTGTGTTAAGTAGACGTCAGCGTTTGTGTATCTCAAAGTATCCTAAGCATTTATCTCTGTTTCTTAGAGTAAGACCTCAGAGGCTCTTGCTAAACTTATATCTCTTCAAGCCACAGAAGCCACTGTGGTGACTCTTGGACCTGACCACTCTATCATCAGGTAAATATCTGTGAACCAAATCCCCTGCAGCCTGTCTGGGTGCACAGACTAAGCTTGATGCAGCTGGTGTGAAGCCATTATTATTCTTTTGAAGCTGGTGGTGTAAATACTATCTCTGTTCTGTGTGTGTTGTCTTCAGGGAGGAGCAGGTACCTGTTGAACTGGTTCAGAGGGGTGATATTGTAAAGGTTGTTCCTGGTGGAAAATTCCCAGTGGATGGAAAAGTCATCGAAGGGAATTCTATGGCAGATGAGTCTCTCATTACTGGTAACTTCCCTTGCACTTATGCAAAGAAGTGATGTCTTCTagaatacttttttaaaagagagcAGAGACAACCCTGAATCTGCTGTCTGAATAACCTCTCACCTTTATGGATGCTTTCTGCCTCACTTTCTTGGCCTTAAATACAAATCTTGTATCTGCACACACCCAAAAAGCTGAATAATTTCAGTTAGTTTGGTCACTTTTACTAACGTACTGTCAGGATGGGTAGAGTCTAAACACCATTGCCATTATTCCAGAGATTTGGGGGGAGTTCTCCATGGAAGGTATTTCTAGAGATGGCACTTTCCCAGAAATAACTTTTAAGGAGGAAATGTTGCTGAGAGGCTGGGGTGTGTAGTATGGGTACGGAACAGGGCTTCTGGCAGGCGTCTCCCAGGGAACAAGAGGTCCCTGTGACTTGATGCTCATTAAATGTCATGGGACTTTTTCACAActgctgaaattttaatttcGTTTCTTAAATATAATAAGTATTTACTGCTTCACACAATTCTTATAAGTAAGGTAAAGGGTATAAAAACTTTACATTGGTATTGGCTTACTTGGTTAAGTATTTATGTTGCTTGGGGAACAGGGATATTTTGGGTTTAAGAGAAGCAGTCATTATCACTAATCCTGAAAATAgcaaaattaaagatttttgtAGAGCTTGTATTCTTGGGGGGCCAGCATGAGAACAGGAGCTTTGCCATAGAGACAGCTTTTGTAGTCTTTGAAAACTGATAGTGGTGGAAATAAAGACAGATTTCTCATACTCCCAGGGCTATGCAAAGtattatttggaaaaattatTAGCAGTTCCTTTTGCAATCAATTTGCTCCTGGCCCTTTTGAAGGATGGTTGGGACCAAGGAAACAGCATTTGCTTTGAAACTTAACCTAGAATAAAGTTTACAGAAGTATGACAGCCCTTATCCATGTGTTCAAAAGGTGATACAAGGTGATATACAAGGTGATTTCTTGTCATTATTGCTTAGCGTGCTGATTTTGTCAGCATACAATGAGGTTTGTGCTAATGAACTATGTTCCCTATTATTAAGAGTATTGACTCATTTATTCTTACCTTTTATTTCTAGGGGAAGCTATGCCAGTCACTAAAAAGCCTGGGAGCACAGTAATTGCTGGTTCTATAAATGCACATGGCTCAGTTCTTGTTAATGCAACTCATGTTGGTAATGATACCACTCTGGCACAAATTGTGAAATTGGTGGAAGAAGCTCAAATGtcaaaggtaaaaataatagaaagaaaaactaattaACGGGTTTTGATTTTATAAAGAAATCAGACACTTTATATATTTACTTGTCCAACAGTGCATTTTCCAGACTTCAAAAGAGAATCAGATTAAGAATATTACATATTTTCATCAACTCATAAACATGCAAatatatacctttttttttttttttctaataggCACCCATCCAGCAACTGGCAGATAAGTTTAGTGGATATTTTGTTCCATTTATCATCATCATTTCAACAGTGACATTGATAGCATGGATCACGATTGGTTTTATAAATTTTGATGttatcaaaaaatattttcctgtaagTAATTTCATTAAGAGCTGCATTTTGATGTTAGGATACCTTCCAGTGTAATTAACATAGCTTCTGCATGTAAGGTTTGATACTGCAACCTGGCAAATACTTTTTtacaaggtgtttttttctacACAGAGTAGATCattacagtaattaaaataaatttgcagaTATAAATATACCTTTGTCTTTATCCCGTATTTCTCCATGGGGTTCCTACAAACTGAAATCACTGGCAGTCTTTCTGGACTAAACATCATCTGTGGCTGCATTACAAGGAGCTGAGCCTTTCTTTTATTGCCTGAAAAAATTTTGGACATCCTTGTTCCTGATGGCAGACAGTGTGTTTGGCTTTAGAAAGAAGATGAGCTTCTGTTGTCTTTGGGATATGTATTTGCTATGTTCAGCAACTGTGAGGGTCTGTGCACCTGGAACTAGGGTTCTCCTTTGCTAGGGTATAAAGGACATGACAGCAAGTTGGACATGTCTAGAGGAGAGCcacagaaatgatcagagggctggagctcctctgctatgaagacagactgagggagttggggttgttcagcctggagaacaggaggctccaaggtgacaTTGTAGtgactttccaatatctgaagggagcctGCAAGAAATCTGGGATAGgactttttacatgggtgtgtagtgagaggacaaggggaaatggtttaaaacttgaagagggaagatttaggttgaatatgaggaagaaattctttactatggGGGtagtgagatgctggcacaggttgcccagaggatttgtggctgccccctccctggcagtgttcaaggctgggttggatggggctttgggcagcatggtctggtgggaggtgtccctgcccatggcagggacattggaactagatcatctttaagttgtcttccaactcaaaccattctatgtttctatgattctaagttaTATTATGTCCATAAGCTTGAGAGCAGAGTCATGCGTATTTATTTGCCTTtgaccagaaaaaaatccagaaaatacTGCCATAAACAATTCATAACATTGACCATTCTCTACCATTGCAGTAACAATAAGAGATTGTTTTTCTATACTGGAGATTTCCAGGtaaatgtttttggttttgttttttaaatggctCTGATTGACTGTACATCTGTATTGTCTTCAGTCAGCAATCAtgcatctctttctttttcccctctctcccttcttcttgCAGAAGCAGAACAAGCACGTTTCAAAAGCTGAGCTAATCCTGAGGTTTGCATTTCAAACCTCAATCACTGTGCTGAGCATTGCATGTCCCTGTTCCTTAGGCTTGGCCACCCCCACAGCTGTGATGGTGGGCACAGGAGTTGCTGCCCAGAATGGGATTCTAATCAAAGGTGGAAAACCCCTGGAAATGGCACACAAGGTTAAGAGTTCTTTCTCtacttttgctgctgttgttacATGAGTCCCACAGAATtgtggggggtttgtttttgttttgtattgatgatttttttttttctgttgttgctcATTAAGGTAAAGCAGGCAGATCTGAGCTTCTTTCTTTGAAGTAGTCACAGTAAAGTGTTAAGACCCAACTGTTCCGGCAATCTTATGCcagtgaggctgctgctcttctgcatgACCTCAGAGGTTTCTGACTTTTGcactctctttttctcttctgcaaacaAGCCGAATAATCCAGTGTTTTCCTCCTGTTCCCAGAGGACTGTTGTGAAATGTGTGTTGTACACAATCAGTTGTTAAAAATGTAGCATctaagagaaaaacagaattatttgaaGTTGTTttaatgtacagaaaaaaaggtggaaggTAGGCAGAAAAAGcctctcaaagaaaaaaaaaaaaaaagatgaagaagaggagagggaagaaagaggaggcTTGACGTGTCCACAGCCAGTGAAAAGAATGAATTTAAAGCATGCTGTGGTAGACTGAATTAGACATAAGCAGAACATTGTCAGAGAAAAGGATGGTAAGAATAAGTTAGTCAGACTGATAAATCTTGTCTTGTTGGACGTTATCAAGAACAGGCCAGAAgtttttccagtgctctggaggaaaaaaaaaagactgctcATCATTGTCCTGACTTTTTACCTGTTGAATCTAAGTGAGGCTAGAGCCAGGTCTTGGAAAATGAGGTGACCTGTTGGATTCAGCAAGGTTGGTAGGTTAGAATAGCTGGGAATAGAAAAAGTGCCTGCTTTGTTGAGTTTTTTGTATGTTTCTCTGTGCCATGCTTATGTTCAGGATTAGAACTGCCTTTATCTTTGAGTTTCTGCTTTATGTGGGGCTGTGTTTTTCGGTCCATTCCCAGTTCCCCAAGACTCATTGGGCTGGCTAACAAGTGATCATTAGGTCTGGTGAATAGGATGAGCTTGGTTTTGCTTAGGTGGTTGTTCCTGGAACTTGTTGCAGCTTCTTGCACTCTTCTCACCTGCTCTATCACCAAGTAACTTCCAGAGCCCCCTTTCCTCAATGCTGTTGTTAATTGTTTAGAAGAGCATTAGTAAAAGCCCTCCTTGTGTGACATACCTTGAAGTAAAAGTGATTAAGGTTCCATTGCATGTGAAAACATACAATTAAACACAAAGGACAGTGCAAGCCCTGCAATGACTGCATTGTCTGAGATACTTCGCCTGCAGGCACAGGATCTCCCTCCTGGTTTAGGTTTATTCTGTCTTGGTGTTGCTATAGACAACCGATTATTAAGGTCTCATCTGCATTCGTGTGCCTGAGGCATATGAGCATCCCTATGGTCACAGAGCTTAAGCAGTAACTCTGGCTTCTTTCTTGCAGATCAAGACTGTGATGTTTGATAAGACTGGGACAATCACCTGTGGAGTTCCTAAAGTCATGAGGGTGCTTTTGCTGGGAGATACAGCCGTGCTCTCCCTGAAGAAGGTGCTGGCAGTGGTTGGCACTGCAGAAGCCAGCAGTGAGCATCCTTTAGGAGTAGCAGTCACTAAGTACTGCAAAGAGGTACTTACCTTTCCTATTTCCTCTAAGGCCTGTGCTAATGCAGCAATATTGTGTAAAATGAGCAAGTCCCAGAGGGACAGTCCTGCCTGAAAAGTCACAGGCTGGAAAGCTGGCAGATTTTGTCACTGTGCATCTTGGTCTGGACAATACAAGAAGGCATATGCCTCAGCTTTGCTCTTCTGGAAATGCTGTGGAGTTCTTAAGCAAGACCTTATGAAGTTTTTTTGTGAACTAGAGGGAAAATAAGGACAGTGGAACATGTGCAGGAGGAAGATTTGCTTTAAATAACATTGTGAAGCAAATCTGTGGTGACATTTCATGTTACCTGACTGTAGTTACTTCTATTAGTCACTTGCTTTATGAACAGATTAGGCAAA from Heliangelus exortis chromosome 1, bHelExo1.hap1, whole genome shotgun sequence harbors:
- the ATP7B gene encoding copper-transporting ATPase 2 isoform X2; protein product: MPGTVFSRRKLRSFIYTALSNTDSPPGCELEPTMKHSFAFDNMGYEESFETLPSPSSQEHTLTVRIVGMTCQSCVQSIESRISKVEGIVSIKVSLERNNAIIKYLQSEISPEQICQEIQDMGFDANIAEERLTTETLNSSCLREAIVKLRVEGMTCQSCATNIEGKIRKLHGVAKIKVSLGNQEAIIAYYPYIIQPDDLKSHIGNLGYNCTIKSKSAPLKLGVLDLERLQNANPKETAASLKSDGMDPLLAKMSGMATVSVQIEGMHCKSCVRNIEGNISNLPGIQSIKVSLECKCAVVQYYPNVITLPALQQAIESLPPGNFKVFLHNGSEANKGASPSPALLCDLFREPLQDTTSRAVIKIDGMTCNSCVQSIEGTISQRQGVQHIAVSLADRIGTIHYDPVVTNGEELRAAIEDMGFDASVLTDTATGEHRHQPDASSAAGQLRPPEPPRPGCVSAAPPDSSPLDEPNQPSGATAEKCFLQITGMTCASCVSTIERNLQKEDGIVSVLVALMAGKAEIKYKPEFIQPLEIAQLIQNLGFEATVIEDHAETEGNVELLITGMTCASCVHNIESKLMRTNGIFYASVALATCKAHIQFDPEITGPRDIIKIIEEIGFHASVARRVPNAHNLDHKKEIQQWRKSFLCSLLFGIPVLILMIYMLIPTGEHHGSMVLEQNLIPGLSILNLLFFVLCTFVQFLGGWYFYVQAYKSLKHKTANMDVLIVMATTIAYVYSCVILMVAIIEKAEESPVTFFDTPPMLFVFIALGRWLEHIAKSKTSEALAKLISLQATEATVVTLGPDHSIIREEQVPVELVQRGDIVKVVPGGKFPVDGKVIEGNSMADESLITGEAMPVTKKPGSTVIAGSINAHGSVLVNATHVGNDTTLAQIVKLVEEAQMSKAPIQQLADKFSGYFVPFIIIISTVTLIAWITIGFINFDVIKKYFPKQNKHVSKAELILRFAFQTSITVLSIACPCSLGLATPTAVMVGTGVAAQNGILIKGGKPLEMAHKIKTVMFDKTGTITCGVPKVMRVLLLGDTAVLSLKKVLAVVGTAEASSEHPLGVAVTKYCKEELGTQSLGYCTDFQAVPGCGISCKVGGVEAVLGTAEEPLDKMDTGRSGGSTAPLGENALITLSESQAPSSHTYSVLIGNREWMRRNGLQIANDINDAMTDHEMKGQTAILVAIDGVLRGMIAVADTVKQEAALAVHTLKNMGIDVVLITGDNRKTAKAIATQVGIKKVFAEVLPSHKVAKVQELQNGRSKVAMVGDGVNDSPALARADVGIAIGTGTDVAIEAADVVLIRNDLLDVVASIHLSKRTVRRIRINLILALIYNLLGIPIAAGVFMPVGLVLQPWMGSAAMAASSVSVVLSSLQLKCYKKPDAESYEAQAQGRMKPLSPSQISVHIGMDDRRRDSSRPASWDQISQVSLSSLTSDKLPRCNGFVEEEGDKWSLLMNGGDEEQYI